The Melanotaenia boesemani isolate fMelBoe1 chromosome 12, fMelBoe1.pri, whole genome shotgun sequence genome contains the following window.
agtttagtttatGGACTAaagtaattacattttaatggaATTAGTGTATAAATGTTGAAATTAGccctctgaaaaaaaaactgggtttTAGAATAGAAACTCCCCAGTTTTACAGGTGAAGGAAAAAGGGTAACTATGTACTGTGATGCATCTGAATTGTTGATTTACATGGAAatccacacaaagaaaaattattGCTGAGTTCTTTCTGAAAACAACCTTTTAAAagcttcagattttttttaagataagaaaatgcagcatttaAAGTTTGTGCTTGCCATGGAAACATATTTGAAGATAATGCTTGGGGtacaattttaaaacaacatactTTATTTTGTGTACCAAATAATTCATTGTGACTATACCGCTAAAGTATGTTTGCAGTCATTTGCTACTTTACAGATCAATATCTTAAATGCATAAAATTAAATCTCCCTTAACCTCAAGTTTTCCAAGAGAGCAGCAGCATGGCACCGTCTGGAATAGCTAGAACACAACTCTGATCTTTTTCTGATGAACATCTACTCTAGGTAGCTGTATGTTAAAGCCATTACACATCTTAGTCTGTGGCGACCTCATGAGGCAATAATATTTCATGCAATTTGGTGCACCATCCTTTCATGTAAGGCAGTGTGTGCAAAAAGCTCCTCAGGTGGCCACGTTGGGCACACGTTGACAGGGAAATGGACCATGTCTGCAGGTCAGAGGACCACTAACTGCTCCAGCTCCTGAGGTTTCTGAACTTCAAACACAGACGGTATCAAAAGGTGTGCATAAACAACCAGAGCATCACAGAGAATTTGAGGTCAGTGCACTGTGTTTACAAAGTCATGGTTGTGTACTTTCATGGCAAACAAATGAGTAATTATTGTTGAGGACTTTCACGCCTGCAAAATCTTCCTGAAAACAAATGACAGAGTGGTGCACTCTGCAGTTCCAGGGAAGCATACGCATAAGATCCATTGTTAGTAGCTTAGAATGGCCATGAATCTAAATATAGAGCTATCATTTCAACCAGTATTCAAACAAGTGAGTGAGAGGaacataatggaaaaaaaaaaaagcttattttgGACTTGGTTTTTAATAAGCCAAATATAGGTAGTGTTAACTTACTAGACTTGCATAGGAGGTTATGTTGGTGTTAAATGCATTATAACTAAAAAGCACATTCCAGCTTACCTTACCACAGgctgaataaatatgaaattatatgaaacaaacaaaaacccatgGATATGTTCTTTTTAACACTGTAATCAAGGTGCATCCAACTTAGTTTGACATGTTAGATTGAGTTCAGAAAATGATGAtttgctgccatctagtggccaaATCAGCTAGTtgcaaatagaaaaacaaatctcACAATAAGTGATCCCATgcaagtttttattattaaatctaCAATAAGTGCAAAGCAATACAAAGATTGTatttaacaagcagttgaagcTCCATTCACATCCCTTCAACCCATTAAACTTACTTTAACCCAAATCCCTCTTTTCCTCATCAGCTGGTGAATACAACTACAGCATTTCTGGTAACGCTAGGAACGATGCATTGAATGCTGGTTTAaacaattctaaaaaaaaagcaagcagaGCCCAAAATAACCTTTTTCCCCTCCAAGTAAACAGAGCTTGATGAAAGCCGTTTTTCCATCAACACCTTACAGATAGCCTGTCAATTCCCTCATGAGTTTAACACTTCATGTTGACGTTTCACAGCCGACTTAACACAGTTGCCTCgagggtgggtggggggggttCTTTAACAACTTCACCACTTCCTGGGCTGCTGGATGAAGAAGGTCCGAGTGCAGTGAGATTTCTCCACTGCAGGGCGCACCTTGCTGTGCCTCACGCTTACTGGTACCTCTGGAAAGTCATGGCTCAGCTGCAAAAACGTTAGCGAGTGTTTTATTATTCATAAACATGCACAGCTGCAAAGTCACTGGAAATTATAAGTACactataaaaatgacaaatagtTTTGTTTACCTTGTCAAGAGTTCCTGCCATAAGTATCCCAACTTGTTGCATCCTGCTGGCGGTGCCAAGGGACCTGCTGTACAGGTTTTAAATAGAGCTTCACTAAATGAGGTAAACCAATAATCTACATGGTGAAAAGGCAACTTGGCTTTTTCACCTTTTGCATTATGTTATCCAAATAAAATTGTGGGCATACCTGACTTTATCAGACCTTTTTGTGTCCTTCTCTGGGGTCCCATGGGGGCCAGTCTCTTCCAAGCTTTTCTTGGCCACTCGTTTACCTCCTGCTTTtactaatgaaaaaataaaaccagacatgaATTTGCCAGTTACATTTAAATTAGCCCTTTCATGTAATCAAAAGCAGCAAACAATGTATGTTACTTAAGATGGAGGAACAGTAACGTACAAGCTCGTTTCTGGTCGAAAAAAACCACGCAAAGAGATATATTACAGAGCATATAATACAGGATTAAactattttagattttctttgattgttgaatttatttcagatttttaagaGATGCAATGCATCAAAGTGGATGACAAAATATTAAGTGGTTCCACAGTGAACAGTTAGGTGTACGCCCACATGAGCCCCGTGGCAACCCTGTTACTTTCACAGCCCTGCCTCTTAACAAAAGCACGCGCACAAACCAGGATGATCCCTTTCAGTTTAATCACAGCAATCAGCAAACTTTCTAAAATGGGAAAAACTGCAAAACACTGccacaaaaataaagaagcatAATGTTCTTGATGAAAACCTGGGATGCAGCGTCTCTCTGCGCGACTTTTTGTATCTGGGTCAAGCAGTGAAAAACAACGCTTTTGGCTAAatgcatcaaaaataaataaataagtaaagaaacgACATAAGTACTTGTGAGCAGGGTGGAAAACAAGCTTACCTGCCGGAGGGTGGCCAGCTTTCAGCAAAAGAGTCTCCTTCGCTCCAGGTTTGGAGAGCTGTTGCACCATTTTGTCAACTTTCCGCAGCAGAGCAAAGAAGACAGCACCAAAAACAGCTCTGAACGCCCACgctgttgtttttatgctcAAGCTGCAGATGACGTCCCGCGAGGCCACAGGAAGTCAGAGAAGCCATAGACACGCCTGCAGCCAGTTTTCACTGATCTTAACACAGTTTACGAAGAAAATGAAACTGGAAACAGCGGTACAATTTCTCATAATACAACCCTTTTTaagattcatttatttttgtggtgTTTCGTTTAGAAAGTCTACATGCACGGACACCGTTCaatttatatattattgtagtttatttatataatgtgCTAAGATtcacaaattaattaatatcaCTATGGTTATTTTCAGAGCAGACTGTTTGACATGTGAGCAGTGGCGGAACCTGAATATTTTAtacaggggtgggtctagaataAATTAGATGGGGGACCAGACAGGGGCACACCCTGGAAAAGAAGGGTGTTGTATGGAAATGCTCTATCACGCCTGATTCAAcaaaatggatccaacaacttATTGTGAAGTTCTGCAACCTAGTaaattgagtcaggtgtgttgaaacagggaaacacctaaaaccagcagaacagtggaggactggagtttggtagactacatgctgcattcacttacACTTGGGAATCTGAAGCTTTTCTAAATTTACAATGAATATTCAGCTTACACTGAATATTTGTAAGAATTTGATTGTCTGCGCTTGGGGTGGCATCCACTGTGCCTGTCGGATTTTAGGGGTGGCCTTGTGATTTTTGCTAATTTCAGTTGCTATAAAAAtactatgaaaaataaattatgtattaTGTAATTCATTCATAAATCAGGCTTTTCAAAATCCAACACAATTTCAGTGACTACATGAGTAGCTCTTCTGTGTATCCAGGTTTTAGGTGCATAATGGGGGTCATGATGACCACCACTGGCCATCCCTTGGCTGCACCCCTGGAAAACATATTTCAAATTATATTGACAATGACTCTGTTATCTTTCAGGGAAAAGACCAAAACTCCTGAATCTGAAGAAAGGACTTGGATTTAAAGTCCAATAAAACAGCTAGCTCGTTGCCACTTCTATTTACagattttctgtaaaaacagaTGTTAGTGACACTGTACCCCCTCCCCAAAAGCCCAGTCTACTTTGTTCATATACATGACAGATGGTGCAAGATTATCCacattcaaacatttaaatatcaaataGGATTTTATGAGTCTTGTAATCTTTACAGGTGTCCCAACTTATCATATTTGATAATAATGATCGCTACTTCAATCTACACCATAGGAGTAGGGCTTTAAAAAcgattcattttcagttttctgcCATGTTTCCATGAGGCTCAGAAGTTTTTTCCTCATGTAAATCAGGGATGCCATTTTGCTGCACACATGCTTTCAGGCAATTTTACATTTGTGGCATGGGGATACATTTATTAACAAATTACTCTTCTTGGTGAAGCCTCTGTTGTTCCgtgagaaaaactaaatatgaatTCCTtgcatgtgttcatgttttgctAGTAGAACTGTTTCTGATTTAACACACAGTTGTAGCCATGGCGACAGAAGACAGTTGATCAAATGCAGATGTTGCGGCACAAAAGCAGCAAATTATAAAATGTGGATGTTGTACACAACATTTTGCTACCAGGTACCATGTCACTAAGGTCACTGATCACATCTGTAATTTGTTCTTGAGTTATAGAGTTGTTAAATGACCGGAAAAGTGTAAGACAACAATTTCAGTGAAAGTGGCCTATGGTCCCTTGAGTTAAAAAGTTCACTCcaactttcttttaaacatttatgtgaAACTTTACACATGTGGAAAGGTAAGATGGGGAggtgtctttatttttcatttatttaaagaacCTATTTAGGAGTAAATTATGTGGATATATAGGGTTTGAAGtctttaatttacaaaaaaaaaataaaataaaaaaaaacctgcagcaggacaTATTTTAATGCCTTGCTCAAATCCAAGAGCAGCATGTACACCCATCTCAGTCAAAAGTTTGATAAAGGATTGTTTACATGATACGCAACAATGTAGTTTCATTCTAGGATGTTCATAAATGAGCAAATTACATTTTAGGTGTGTTTTTCCCCTCTgtgtcacatttattttatcaacTATCATTGATACAAGATTTTTTGATTGCACTGAAGCTCATGTCTGTTTTATGGTGACCTCTCCTTCTGTTGACAATCATTTTCACTGGCATTTATAGATTAGCTTATCACTTCTAGCCAGCTCATGAAATGGCAATGGGAATTTACTGGCTGTTTGGAAAAAAAGTCCATACAAATCTAGTTTCAAGAGCATAATCATTTTAGTTTGCACTTCTATTCAGTATTTTATCATGTGCTAGACCAGGGATATTAAAGTCGGGTCCTCgggggccactgtcctgcagatttaaaatgtttcccTGCATCAACACTCCTGACTCAaaataatgggtcattgtgtagaactgGACAAGTTATTGGATTCATTTAATCTGAAACAGGGaagcacctaaaacctgcaggacagtgagcCTTGAGGACAGAGTTTGAGATCCGTCAACCTCAACTAGACTTTGATATACATCtaacaaaatctaaataaaataacgCATACACTCTTGCAGGTTAACATGTTGTGAAGAAGGAAACTCATTCTAACAGTTCTGCTGATTGTTGTTAAGTGAATACCACAAACGCTTGTTGTTGTGCTGTCAAATGTTGCTTTCAGTTGCAAATGGACACATACACACCATGCAGAACCTACAAAAACACAacgaaaaataaaatatgagctTTTGTACCTATTTATTTATCCTGTTTCATCAGTTAAGAGCATGTCTGTCTTATCTGTATCAAATCGAAGCCAAAGGCTGTGCCTGATCAGCTTATGGATCCCTCTCAaatattaaatgcaacatttacCCCTTGCTGGGGCTGCTTCTGTCATGTTCCAGTAAAggatttacattttatctttaaCTTGAAATTCTGTTGCAagtttatgttgtattttggTTTAACTTTTTAGTTATGATGCAATTGGAATAAATGGTTGTAgccaatggatggatgaatattccttttttttacacCCATGCTTTATAAAATGTGTGATCATACAGTAGCCTGAATAACTGGTTCAACATGATCTCGTGTTTTTTTGCAGTTCAGACACTGGAAAATAGTTTAAACTGAGCAAATGAGTTGTCTAAAAGCAAACTAATCAAATGAAGATGGAAACACATTTCTGTGCGATGTTTCATACTGTGTCTGAAATGCAGGTGGGATGGACTGAATTCTTGTAGTAATTTTTACTTCACATTAGTTACTAACTTTCAGTCATTCCAGACCAGATCACTTCTCAAGGTGATTTCATTTTCCAGTCCATGGAGACAAAACTTACATCatcaatttttaatttagtgGTTAGTgttatttatcatttcattacTCAGGTGTATTTATTCATGCTGTAAAAACGGCCATTGTGATGCCATTAACAGCCATGCACACAATGAATTAGCAGAATATGTCTTGAACCGAGAGCCAAAAAGTCTGGACCAGTGGACGGTTATAACCTCCAACAGGTGCATGGTTATGGTTCAGCctcagtatttttcttttaaaatgagagtttttttccccctgccTCTGTTCAGCCAGGTGTAAGCTCAGTGTCTGTTACTGATCAGGTTGCAGGGATTAAGCGTTCTGCTCTAGGGTGCAGCAGTGCAGTGTTATAAAACGCAGGTTCACAAAGCTCAGACCTGGTCATCCTCCACCCATGGCTGTGTAAATACGgggaaatgaaacattttttacctCCACCGGGGGACAGTGTCACACTCAGATCTCTCCTTTGGATTTCTTCATAAACTTAAAacatatgtttgtgtgcataaaacatggcagccaacaggaaatgtgaacaaaatgcaaatgatgcaatcagtttaaaaaacaaaactgacctttttaatttgttaacaTGGTTGTTATGATGCCATCTTTGtccacatatttatatatttatatatcttaGAGCTCTAACATGGCACACGTTTCTCTTTCTTTAACCAGTGCTGATGTGTAAACCCggtaacatgtttttttctgtatttacaataaaatgaaagaaatgtacAAGACTCCATGGCATGACAGCTTCAACATTAAGTACAGATACAATTTGATCTCTCTGTACAAACTAACATCATTAGTTTactattctttttttcattttttacagaTGAGTTCATGATCCATTTTGGCTTCAGCACATACATATTCCCCTCGTTTCGACTCTTTCGCAGACCCTCGCTTACATGACTCACACCTTTCACCGTGCTATCACAGCTAAGAGttccttaaaaaaacataaaagtaacATCTACACACCACAGAACGCACATTTTCTCTCTGTAGTGTCCCCAAACAGACCCCCACCCCCAGCATGATCCCACCTTCCtctactaaataaaaaataatctcaaaAAACTTTCCTTAATTTCCTTCTTTGGCACACGTCCCGTCTTTCCATCTGCTACTGCTCTGCTGAACTCTCCATACACGCACATCAACTGTTAAACAAACACTCATAAAGCCAAGTTCATGAAAATTGTTGTTTCCTGTGTGCTCCTTGCCTGCTGCAGGGTGAAGGCGCACCTTCATATACCCTGAAGTGAGGGTTGAGGGAGGAAAGATGTTCTTGTAACACAGATGCATCTCCAGACCTTATACCCAGGAGTCAGGAGAGCCCGGGTACTGCTCTGCCCTGTAGGAAGGCCTCCGTGTGCTAGCGTAATAGTCCACATAATTAGCAGTGGATTTCAGTCCATGAGGCTGGGAGCTGTAGTCCCCTGTTGGAGGGTAAGTGATGACCTCTTCTAAATATGTGTCATCGTAGCCGTGGGGGTGCTGCAGGTACATTCTGTATGTATCATAGTTCCTCCTGCTCGGCTCTTCTGTGTAATACACaggctgcaagaaaaaaaaaaaagagcaggcTGTGATGAATTAATCTTAAAGACAAGTCAGATTGCTACTACGGTTATGTGACAGAGATAATGCACCCCcacttatttttaatgttttacatatCACCATGTAATAAAAACCATCTGCTCCTGAATCTTGGCCCACTGTTTACAATGCTGCTTCAGCTCATTGAGGTTGCCTGGTTGTTTATTCACAGCTCTATAAAGGTCTCCACAGCACTTCAATCAGGCTGGTGTCTGGAGTTTGACGGGGTCATTGCAACACCtcgattcttttctttttagtccTTGTCTTATAGATTTAATGGCATGCTGGCCAACATTGACTTGATTTAGCCAAGCTTGAGCAGATGATTTAATGTTTGACTGAAGAAAATTTGGTCTTCAGAGGAGCTCACGGTTCATTTGTTGAaggcaaggtgtccaggtccaaTGACACAACAAGCCCAGATCACCACTGCTGCTGTAATTGGCTCTTGGTACGAGAAGTTTATGCTCATATTCTGTATATGTGGTGCTTACAGAATTTGTCAAGCATCTCTACTCTGGTCTCATCTATCCAAAATACACTGCTCCAGAAGTCTTGTGTTTTATTCAGGTGCAACTTTGAAAACCTGAGCTTTGTTGCCATATTATTTCAGAAAGAATAAATGTTTCCCTGGCAACGCTTCCATACAAGTGATAATTgttcatgaactttaacatatAGTGTGAGTTATATGCTGAAATGTTTCTTTAGACTGCATCATAATTCTCATCTAACTGCAAGGAAACAAATACTTCTGTTAACACTGTCAAAGCACACAAACACTTTTTAGTTGATCCTCCATTGATGTCAAAATATAACGGCATATACTAACATCCCTGAGATTTCAGCAAAATGCACTTTTGTCTGGCTGGAGATTTTTCGGACAATAAGCTCAATCACTCATCTTCTAGTCCACAAAGAAAACAGGTTCAAGATAGGGAGTAGATATACACAAGACTGATGGATGAGCGTCTGTCTGAAATAAACAGGGTAATGGCTTAACTAGCCTGATGGTGATGATGCGAAAGATTTAAGAAAACTCTCCTGGTGCCCAAACCTTTCCTCTCCCCTGCCTTCTCCTCTCTGTGCCTGTTATCTGAATGGGCACACATGGACATGTCTGACAGTGACAGGAGCTTGAGATGCACCCAGGCTTTCCCAATCCCAGCAGTCACATttactttggctcaaacaataGCTGATGTGCTGGGTTATTCGCAGCATGACAAGTGGGATACGTGTCAGACTCTTTGTAGGAGAAAAGCGAGGCAGAGTAGTTGGTTTTTCTTGCCAGGTTCATTTCGTAAAGGGATCTCAAACAAAGACCTTATACAAATACTATCAAACACTTCTTATAAGAAAATGTCAGTGTTTACACAGGTATAGCCACAGCAGCTGCTGTCTGGTTAACTAAAATAGTGTGAAACAACAACTGTGTGAAATAATctgcacaaaaaaacaagcaaaaatgtaaaaagagagTTACATAATCTAATTAACATATACATAACAATAGAAAGTTATTGGCTACCTCTGCAGAGTTAAATCAAAGCAATCAAAATGTAAGGTATAACCAGGAAACAATATATTGACCTGTGTTCTTCTGGGCTCCTCCCTTGTAGGTGATGAGTAGTAATATGGAGATGGTTTTCCAGACCCTGtgaaaaaaaggcaataaaatcaaatggtgGGACAAAAACACCTCATTTCATATCATTGAAAAAGTCTGTACAGCCCCAAAGGGCAAATGTCTGTATTTAGATAGAGTAGGATTATTACAGTGCTGTGCTATGCTGGAGAGAAATAACACCAAATAATAGACtaggctgctgctgctctgctgtttACATAACCCATGGGATGGGTATTTCATTGGCACTTGATCAAACCGGTGGAATCCAGAAACTCGATTTCCACTTCCCCATGTAAAATATGCATTGTTGAGGCTGCAGCTCATTTTGTTTGCTCTCCTCCCGCCAAACAGAGTAGGCTGGCGAGAGCTTACGTCTGGTTGTAGTAGGCCTGGATACCCACTCACTGTCCCTGTCTGCAAACTGCGACTTGGACCTGCCAACAATGGAAGCATTGTGAAGTGTCCGCTCCGGTCCACTTTGCTGCTGGACAAAACAACTACAGAAAAACCGCTCTGATGTGCCGTGAGTTAAACTGACCGACTGTCTCAGGTCAGACAGGCATTGGTGGAAAAGATAAGAGAGAACAGTCTTGGCAGGGAGAAGAAACTGGCCATGGGATCTACTTGGAGCGTGAAGAATGGGGAAGAAGATAATACCCTGTCCACAGATgaccagaaagaagcctccagTCTGATGCAGAGAGTGGGTAAGAACTGGATGAATACCTGTATATTGTTTTCTGTGAATACTGCTGTCTCCTTGGTAATTATAAAATTGCATAGCTGACTGAGCTCTCTGATAATCTCTGATGGTGTCTCTATGCTCTTTGATGCCCAGCACTGCAGGAGATGATGTGGCACTGGCAGctgcaaagaaagaagaagaagaaaaaaataaaataaaaacagccttAAATTCCAGAAGATTTCCTGTTTCACTGATGCTATCCATCCGCAGGGCCTGCAGTTAACTGAGCCTACCAGGATGGCTGACTGGGGACATCTGAATGGTGCTGGTGGGGAGGGTGGGTTGTGACTTGAATCTGTCCCGCTCAAGTGTTGAAACTGGGGTGATGAAATGGTTTTGGTTCCATCCATCCTGTTAGGGCAGCACAGAGGGGAGAGAGAAGCTGGTTGGATAATAACAACTATACTGGATGTTGTAAAATGTATCTGTGGTATTAGTGTGGGTCCAAAAGAAAGTCCATACTGCTAACAAGTGCTCAATCTTCCATAATTTTTAACCCTTTGTATTAACAAGAcatatgtaataataataatatactaTTTAAAACACAAGTAACAGTTTATCATCCAATTAACACCAATTATTTCTGATTTATAGCAAAATTAGAGTCCTGATTGTTTTAAAGGAGatgcaaaaaaatatttctggaGCATATATTCAGGtgtaaaaaacatcaacaacaacaacaaccacacaaCCCTGCCATTTTGAAGTTCAGCAGGTTTAAAAATATCTCATTCAGTCAGTTCAGATTTGTAGTGGATTGTATGTTACACTCAGTTTAGAGTAAATGTCTCAAGCCTCCTTATCTTTATCTCCATCCAGCTTTAAGTTCAAAACATGCTGCTTTTGGTGCAACATGGAAGCAGAAACTCACAAATCTTTTCATTTGATATTAATTACAAATTCTCATCAGCAGTTGTCTAGTTCAGTTGAATTAAGGAGAGAAAAAACTAATATTTATCTAGCAGACCATTATTTAATGGTTAACAACCTGACTAAGAAATTTcttattttggtgttttttttttttacattttctcctGAGTTGGAAGTttctgattagttgtcaaatgcccTACCAGTAAAAGCACATGATCAAACACAATGCAACTTCTGACTGATGAATTAGCTATCAGCTGTTCCTTCAGTGCAGTGTTTCCTGAACTGGGGCAAGTTTAATACATGActcacaacaagacaacaacgGATCTGTATCAATGGCCAACGGCCGAACTGTAGAAGAGGAAAAAGTAGGCACTGTCGGTCAAGCATTTTTCTCTCAGTTTGTTTCGTGGTGATGTGAGCTTGGTCTGTATATACTAGTGTGAGGCTACACGGTCTAATAAGGCAATAACATGCTTCAAAGATTATTAAGTGTTATTTGTGTCCAAATGCATGTTTGGATAGCAGTTTTAGGTTGTAGAACAGATCTCAAATAAGACATATCCTGTGAAAGGGAGGAGTGAGGGAGAGTCGAATGGATCCCTTCACTCCTTAAAATATGCTGCTATGAAAAGAGGTATAAATTCATTGTTTGAATTCATGTGGTACTCTGTGGCCATTTGACCAAAGCATGTCAGAGACATTTCATGAAGACTTCAGAAAAAGGGGATGTCTCCATTAAAGAATACAAGTGATGGTTATTATCAGTCACAATGTACTTACTTTTTTATAGATGGTACGCAGATCCCTGTACTGCCACAGTGTGCTCAACACCTGGGCTGCTGCTTTCACCACCTTCATAGagtatctgtaaaaaaaaacaaaaaacattaatatgtaTATGTAAGCACTCTTGAAACACTTCAACCTGATTTTATATTGCACTCTGAATATTGCAGGACAGGACGACTGATGATGTGTGTCCCCATTGTGTTTTATCCTTGAACATCACTGAATATAGCAGGCTAGAAATAGCTACTGTACCATTATACCATCATTCCACAGGGATGTAAAGCCTCAATGCACACACTACTCTCCTTCCCTGTGGTTGTAACATCACCTTCTCCAAGCATTTAAAAGTTTGCATGAGTAAGAAAAAGACTGTCCATTGTCCAGGATTGTCTATGAAACCCAGGCACCAGTTACATATGGCTAAAGGCTCACAGGCTCTGTGTTTTCTAGGAGTCCATTCTCCATTtgagcatgtgcacacacatcagcgtgagttattatttaaaaaaaagtattaaaaaaatatatgctcCTGTAGCACACCTGTCTCCTCTGCCCTTGGTGATGTTGACCAGTTTCTCGATGCCGCCCGTGTCGGCCAAGGCCTTtgcattttccatgtttttgctGGTGACCTCGTGCAGGGTGCAACAGATGGCTGCCACGGTCTCATCTGACAGCAGGGTGGTGTTTCCCCCAGGGAGGCGGTTTACCAGGTCCCTCATTGCGTAC
Protein-coding sequences here:
- the dap1b gene encoding death associated protein 1b isoform X2; this encodes MVQQLSKPGAKETLLLKAGHPPAVKAGGKRVAKKSLEETGPHGTPEKDTKRSDKVRSLGTASRMQQVGILMAGTLDKLSHDFPEVPVSVRHSKVRPAVEKSHCTRTFFIQQPRKW
- the dap1b gene encoding death associated protein 1b isoform X1 gives rise to the protein MVQQLSKPGAKETLLLKAGHPPAVKAGGKRVAKKSLEETGPHGTPEKDTKRSDKVSRSLGTASRMQQVGILMAGTLDKLSHDFPEVPVSVRHSKVRPAVEKSHCTRTFFIQQPRKW
- the dap1b gene encoding death associated protein 1b isoform X3, which gives rise to MVQQLSKPGAKETLLLKAGHPPAVKAGGKRVAKKSLEETGPHGTPEKDTKSRSLGTASRMQQVGILMAGTLDKLSHDFPEVPVSVRHSKVRPAVEKSHCTRTFFIQQPRKW